A window from Planococcus maritimus encodes these proteins:
- a CDS encoding NAD(P)-dependent alcohol dehydrogenase, giving the protein MKAMVCTRYGTPETLELQELEKPRPKAKEISIKVLASTVTAGDCEMRSFTFPPYLRLPMRLLFGARKPRMKVLGQEFAGMVEAVGESQKHFKIGDRVVGSTGMKLGANAEYVCLPERYAIVRMPDELDYEQAATIPTGGMNALFFLRKANIQEGQKVLIIGAGGSIGTIAVQLAKHEGAEVTAIDRQEKLDMLLSVGTDKVIDYEREDFTANGETYDVIFDIVGKNTFAQAKGSLKPTGIYLIGNPSLSEVLQKFKGKRKGSGRVYVGVADYKTDDLRYLVELFAAGQMKAVIDRTYPLTELAQAHRYVESGMKKGNVVMVH; this is encoded by the coding sequence ATGAAAGCGATGGTCTGCACGCGTTACGGAACCCCGGAAACTTTGGAACTGCAGGAACTTGAAAAACCGAGGCCAAAAGCCAAAGAAATCAGCATCAAAGTCCTGGCATCTACCGTCACGGCGGGGGATTGTGAGATGCGCAGCTTTACGTTTCCCCCTTATCTACGGTTGCCGATGCGTCTGCTATTCGGTGCTCGCAAGCCGCGAATGAAAGTCTTGGGACAGGAGTTCGCGGGCATGGTGGAAGCGGTCGGGGAGAGCCAAAAACATTTCAAAATAGGCGATCGTGTAGTCGGATCGACTGGGATGAAGCTCGGCGCGAATGCTGAGTATGTCTGTCTGCCAGAGCGCTATGCGATTGTCCGCATGCCAGACGAGCTTGATTATGAACAGGCCGCCACGATTCCCACAGGTGGAATGAACGCCTTATTCTTCCTCCGGAAAGCCAATATCCAAGAGGGGCAAAAAGTATTGATCATCGGAGCGGGCGGCAGCATCGGCACGATCGCCGTGCAGCTGGCGAAACACGAAGGCGCTGAAGTGACAGCGATCGACCGGCAGGAAAAGTTGGACATGCTTTTATCGGTCGGGACGGACAAGGTCATTGATTACGAGCGTGAAGATTTTACGGCGAATGGCGAAACTTACGATGTCATTTTTGACATCGTCGGGAAAAATACATTCGCGCAAGCTAAGGGTTCATTGAAACCGACGGGCATTTACTTGATCGGCAATCCGAGTCTTAGCGAAGTCCTGCAGAAATTTAAGGGAAAAAGAAAAGGCTCGGGCAGAGTCTATGTGGGGGTAGCGGATTACAAAACCGATGATTTGCGTTATTTGGTGGAGTTGTTTGCGGCTGGACAGATGAAGGCAGTCATCGATCGCACGTATCCACTCACCGAGCTAGCTCAAGCGCATCGTTATGTGGAGAGCGGGATGAAAAAAGGGAATGTGGTTATGGTGCATTGA
- the ade gene encoding adenine deaminase: MTKAQLKNRIAVANKEKKADLVIRHASIVNVFTKTLTTGDVAVCDGVIVGIGNYEGIQEVDARGQFLAPGLIDAHVHIESSMVTPQQFSQIVLPHGVTTVITDPHEIANVSGVAGLEFMLKDAESALLDIKMMLPSCVPATPFENAGAQLSAEDLRPFVGRDQVLGLAEVMDFPAVLNGDEAMLDKLLLSSQIDGHAAGLTANDINVYGTAGILTDHECVTKEEMAMRLERGLYVMLREGSVAKDLNALLEGVTEQNAHRCLFCTDDKHLDDLIDEGSVDYNVRTAIRYGINPITAISMATLNAAQCFGLSRKGAIAPGYDADFVLLDQLEDFAIAEVYKGGQLAAKDGRYTDPVQEASDTSAVRDTVRVADLSTSDLEIPMGTHTKAHVIGINPNKLITEHIIEDVPVVDGNFVSDAASGHLKIAVIERHRATGNIGLGIVKGLGLQNGAIATTVAHDSHNVIVVGTNDEDMLLAIDALHELQGGLAVVQNGQILASLPLPIAGLMSDEPFPAVYDQLKAIDKSLLQIGAPTHFNAFLTLSFLSLPVIPHLKLTDRGLFDVASFRHIEVVVGEG, from the coding sequence ATGACAAAAGCCCAACTGAAAAACAGGATCGCCGTAGCCAATAAAGAGAAAAAAGCAGATCTCGTCATCCGCCATGCCTCGATTGTCAACGTCTTCACGAAAACTTTAACGACCGGAGATGTCGCGGTTTGTGACGGTGTGATCGTCGGCATTGGCAACTACGAAGGCATTCAGGAAGTCGATGCAAGAGGCCAATTCCTCGCACCCGGCTTGATCGACGCCCACGTCCATATCGAATCATCAATGGTAACGCCCCAGCAATTTTCACAAATCGTTTTGCCGCACGGGGTGACAACCGTCATTACCGATCCGCACGAAATTGCCAATGTCAGTGGAGTGGCAGGACTTGAATTTATGCTGAAAGATGCAGAGTCAGCCTTGCTAGACATTAAAATGATGTTGCCGTCCTGCGTCCCTGCGACGCCTTTTGAGAATGCGGGAGCCCAACTTTCCGCTGAGGATTTGCGGCCTTTTGTCGGACGCGACCAAGTGCTCGGCCTAGCGGAAGTGATGGATTTTCCGGCTGTGCTCAATGGCGACGAGGCGATGCTCGACAAACTTTTGTTAAGCAGCCAAATTGACGGTCATGCGGCCGGCCTCACCGCTAACGACATTAATGTCTACGGCACGGCCGGCATTTTGACAGATCACGAATGTGTAACAAAAGAAGAAATGGCGATGCGCCTTGAGCGCGGGCTTTACGTCATGCTGCGCGAAGGCTCGGTCGCAAAAGACTTGAACGCCCTTCTTGAAGGCGTCACCGAACAAAACGCTCACCGTTGTTTGTTTTGTACAGATGACAAGCATCTCGACGATTTAATCGACGAAGGCAGCGTCGATTACAATGTTCGGACAGCGATTCGCTACGGCATCAACCCGATCACAGCCATTTCGATGGCAACTCTTAACGCCGCTCAATGTTTCGGCTTGTCTCGAAAAGGTGCTATCGCCCCCGGCTACGATGCAGATTTCGTGCTGCTCGATCAATTGGAAGACTTTGCGATTGCTGAAGTCTATAAAGGCGGCCAATTAGCGGCGAAAGATGGCCGCTACACCGACCCCGTCCAAGAAGCGAGCGATACCTCAGCTGTCCGCGATACGGTGCGCGTGGCCGACTTATCGACAAGCGATTTGGAAATTCCGATGGGTACCCATACGAAAGCACATGTCATTGGCATCAACCCAAACAAATTGATCACTGAGCATATCATCGAAGACGTCCCTGTCGTTGACGGAAATTTTGTTTCAGACGCTGCGAGCGGCCATTTAAAAATCGCCGTCATCGAACGCCACCGGGCCACCGGCAATATCGGCCTTGGCATCGTCAAAGGGCTGGGCCTTCAAAATGGCGCCATCGCCACCACCGTTGCACACGATTCTCATAATGTAATTGTCGTCGGAACGAATGACGAAGACATGCTCCTAGCCATTGATGCCCTTCACGAGCTGCAAGGCGGGCTCGCTGTCGTCCAAAACGGCCAAATCCTGGCAAGCCTGCCGCTGCCGATTGCCGGATTGATGTCCGACGAACCGTTCCCCGCCGTCTACGACCAGCTTAAGGCAATTGATAAAAGCCTGTTGCAGATTGGCGCACCGACCCATTTCAATGCATTCCTGACCTTGTCATTCCTATCGCTGCCGGTCATCCCCCACCTAAAACTAACCGACCGCGGATTGTTCGATGTCGCGAGTTTCCGCCATATTGAAGTAGTCGTGGGGGAAGGATAG
- a CDS encoding site-2 protease family protein: MIIELFVIFFILLPTSILLHELGHALPIILSTTSGEANIFLGTPHKKNKLAFSIRKIHFYLGWGFSGFCLVSNYKDIPPLSPAQRLFIDMGGPVFSLVAGIIAYGASISSTGSFYYAYPFAAVNFCLFLMSAIPVTYPGFAGALAGYPSDGLRIYQNLRESTNNRTID, encoded by the coding sequence TTGATCATCGAGCTATTCGTTATCTTTTTCATTTTATTGCCCACTTCCATCCTGCTCCATGAACTGGGGCACGCTTTGCCAATCATCCTATCAACAACATCTGGCGAGGCGAATATTTTTCTGGGCACGCCACATAAGAAGAATAAATTAGCATTTAGCATCCGCAAGATTCATTTTTACCTTGGTTGGGGATTTTCAGGGTTCTGTCTGGTTTCTAACTATAAGGATATTCCTCCCTTATCCCCCGCACAGCGACTCTTCATTGATATGGGCGGCCCTGTGTTTTCGCTAGTCGCTGGAATCATAGCTTATGGTGCATCTATTAGCAGTACAGGCAGCTTTTACTATGCCTATCCATTTGCCGCGGTCAATTTCTGTCTATTTCTGATGAGCGCGATCCCCGTTACCTACCCTGGTTTCGCCGGCGCATTGGCGGGCTATCCATCCGATGGTTTGCGCATCTATCAAAACCTCCGCGAAAGCACCAATAACAGAACGATTGACTGA
- the nagA gene encoding N-acetylglucosamine-6-phosphate deacetylase gives MSPTVLISNITIASAGAENRTADLFVQDGKIKDIGQNLSQKADIEIDGSDKNWVVLPGFIDVHIHGASGFDTMDATPEALNGLASSLPKEGTTSFLATTMTQSDEAISKALQNAGAFQASEQQAEMLGVHVEGPFISPEMAGAQPLEHITPPSLALFEKWQELSGKRIKQVTVAPEADGGIEFIKALSTSGVVASIGHSNATLEQVQEAIEAGASQVTHLYNQMSPFHHRSPGVVGAAFLERALSVELIADFVHSHQQSVRLAYEQIGASRLLLITDAMRAKGLAPGTYDLGGQDVQVSERDARLPNGALAGSILTMEGAVKNVKAVTNCTWAELAAMTSGNAARQLGLNHKGVIADGKDADLVILDEEANVVMTICRGNISYAKEELQ, from the coding sequence GTGAGTCCAACAGTATTGATTTCCAATATCACCATCGCCAGTGCAGGAGCTGAAAACCGGACAGCCGATCTTTTTGTACAAGACGGCAAAATTAAAGACATCGGGCAGAATCTTTCCCAGAAAGCCGATATCGAGATTGACGGAAGCGACAAAAATTGGGTAGTGCTCCCGGGATTCATCGATGTTCATATTCACGGTGCTTCAGGGTTCGACACGATGGACGCGACACCGGAAGCATTAAATGGCTTGGCGAGTTCGCTCCCGAAAGAAGGCACGACTAGTTTTCTGGCGACGACAATGACGCAATCGGATGAGGCGATTTCGAAAGCTTTGCAAAACGCCGGCGCTTTTCAGGCAAGTGAACAGCAAGCCGAGATGCTCGGTGTGCATGTAGAAGGCCCGTTCATTTCTCCGGAAATGGCCGGGGCGCAGCCATTAGAACATATTACGCCGCCTTCTCTTGCTTTATTCGAAAAATGGCAAGAGTTAAGTGGCAAGCGTATCAAGCAAGTGACCGTTGCTCCTGAAGCAGATGGGGGCATTGAGTTTATCAAGGCGTTGTCGACAAGCGGTGTCGTGGCGTCGATCGGACATTCGAACGCCACTTTGGAGCAAGTCCAAGAAGCGATAGAAGCAGGAGCGAGTCAAGTTACGCATTTGTATAATCAAATGAGCCCGTTTCATCACCGGAGCCCGGGCGTGGTCGGGGCTGCTTTTCTGGAGAGAGCTTTGTCCGTGGAGCTGATTGCGGATTTTGTCCACAGCCATCAGCAATCGGTACGCTTAGCCTACGAACAAATCGGCGCAAGCCGCTTACTGCTCATCACAGACGCCATGCGGGCAAAAGGCCTCGCACCCGGAACTTATGATTTGGGCGGACAGGACGTACAAGTGAGTGAGCGGGATGCGCGCTTGCCAAACGGTGCGCTCGCCGGCAGCATCTTGACGATGGAAGGGGCCGTGAAGAATGTCAAAGCGGTCACGAATTGCACATGGGCAGAGCTTGCGGCGATGACTTCCGGCAATGCCGCGAGACAGCTCGGCCTTAACCATAAAGGCGTGATTGCAGACGGGAAAGATGCCGACTTGGTGATTCTGGATGAAGAGGCGAATGTCGTAATGACGATTTGCAGAGGAAATATTTCATACGCAAAGGAAGAGTTGCAATGA
- a CDS encoding GntR family transcriptional regulator — protein MLDKQSRVPMYIQIEDELKRRMEQGEFPVGAAIPSERELTELFNVSRMTVRQSITNLVNDGLLYREKGRGTFVASPKVEQPLIGMTSFTEDMQSRGMVPGNKLIRFETITPGPDIAKELQLEDGEKVFYVERIRYADDKPMALEKTYLPVKLFPQLSQETFTGSLYSLIEQEQQLKISHASQRMEAALVKPEEAELLQIQVPSAILLIERASYLTNGQPFEVVRSIYRADRYKFISEIQR, from the coding sequence TTGTTAGACAAGCAATCACGTGTACCGATGTATATTCAAATTGAAGATGAACTAAAGCGCCGCATGGAGCAGGGCGAGTTTCCTGTAGGAGCCGCCATTCCGTCTGAGCGCGAATTGACGGAGCTTTTCAATGTCAGCCGCATGACCGTCCGCCAGTCCATTACCAATTTGGTAAACGACGGATTGCTGTACCGGGAAAAAGGAAGAGGCACATTTGTTGCTTCGCCAAAAGTGGAGCAGCCGCTGATTGGCATGACCAGCTTTACCGAGGACATGCAGTCACGCGGTATGGTACCAGGCAATAAACTGATCCGTTTCGAGACAATTACGCCGGGCCCGGACATTGCCAAAGAGCTTCAATTAGAGGACGGGGAAAAGGTATTTTATGTAGAACGAATTCGTTATGCAGACGATAAGCCGATGGCGCTTGAAAAAACCTATCTCCCAGTTAAGTTGTTCCCACAACTCAGTCAAGAAACCTTCACCGGATCTTTGTATTCGTTGATTGAGCAAGAGCAGCAATTAAAGATCAGCCACGCAAGCCAGCGCATGGAAGCGGCACTCGTGAAACCGGAAGAAGCAGAACTGCTTCAGATCCAAGTCCCATCTGCGATTTTGCTGATAGAAAGAGCCAGTTATCTGACGAACGGGCAGCCGTTTGAAGTTGTCCGCAGCATCTACCGGGCAGACCGCTATAAATTCATTTCAGAAATTCAACGTTGA
- a CDS encoding SIS domain-containing protein, whose amino-acid sequence MLTAYFEKIQEKLQVIEASEKDNMVEAAQKIAEAIAHGHIVHLFGCGHSHILTEEVFFRAGGLVPIRPILIEPLMLHEGAVTSSQLERQPDYAASFLAEEDFRPGDVLIILSTSGRNPVPVDVAMYAREKGVFSIGLTSLEYSRSQPSRHSSGNHLYNAVDLVIDNHSVAGDAVLSYDKVKVPFGPTSTVVGATILNAIFAEAIKQMADQGFDPPVFLSGNIDGADDHNQRLVEKYRERIPLLS is encoded by the coding sequence ATGTTAACGGCATACTTTGAAAAAATACAAGAAAAGCTCCAAGTAATTGAAGCGAGTGAAAAAGACAATATGGTTGAAGCGGCGCAGAAAATAGCTGAAGCGATCGCGCACGGCCACATCGTCCACTTATTCGGCTGCGGACATTCGCATATCTTAACGGAAGAAGTGTTTTTCCGCGCAGGCGGCCTGGTGCCCATCCGTCCGATCTTGATCGAACCGCTGATGCTCCACGAAGGCGCCGTCACGTCCTCCCAATTAGAGCGGCAGCCTGATTACGCCGCGAGCTTTCTAGCGGAAGAGGATTTCCGTCCCGGAGACGTGCTGATCATCCTATCGACCTCAGGACGCAACCCGGTGCCGGTCGATGTAGCGATGTACGCCCGTGAAAAAGGTGTCTTTTCGATCGGGCTGACGTCCCTGGAATATTCCCGGAGCCAGCCTTCCCGCCACAGCAGCGGAAACCACTTATACAACGCTGTCGATCTGGTCATCGACAATCATTCTGTCGCCGGAGACGCCGTCCTTTCTTACGACAAAGTAAAAGTTCCGTTCGGCCCGACCTCGACGGTTGTGGGAGCGACGATTTTAAACGCCATCTTCGCTGAGGCGATTAAACAGATGGCCGACCAAGGGTTCGACCCGCCCGTGTTTTTGAGCGGCAACATTGACGGCGCCGATGACCACAATCAGCGACTTGTGGAAAAGTACCGCGAGCGGATTCCTTTGTTGTCATGA
- the nagB gene encoding glucosamine-6-phosphate deaminase, translating to MNIITVDNYSEMSKTAAQLVEQQISENHEAVLGLATGSTPLGLYEQMIKGHKERGISYQNVQTLNLDEYRGLSKTHPNSYYTFMCEKLFNQLDIPLENVHLPDGIAQPVEAECRRYEALFDKIGPPHLQILGMGTNGHIGFNEPGTPECSLTHCVKLEESTRANNARFFTSAEEVPTHAITLGIASILKSGKILLLASGQKKAKAVKRLLDQEISEAFPASFLWKHPNVTLIVDREAYQLVQQERR from the coding sequence ATGAATATCATTACAGTCGATAATTACAGTGAAATGAGCAAGACAGCCGCACAATTGGTCGAGCAGCAAATTTCTGAAAACCATGAGGCGGTATTGGGACTGGCTACAGGGTCCACACCGCTTGGCCTTTATGAACAGATGATCAAAGGGCATAAAGAGCGGGGGATTTCGTATCAAAATGTCCAGACGCTCAATTTGGATGAATACAGGGGCCTAAGCAAAACCCATCCGAACAGTTATTATACGTTTATGTGTGAAAAATTATTTAACCAGCTCGACATCCCGTTGGAAAATGTCCATCTTCCTGACGGCATCGCCCAACCGGTGGAAGCGGAATGCCGCCGCTATGAAGCCTTATTTGACAAGATCGGGCCGCCGCATTTGCAAATACTGGGCATGGGGACGAACGGGCATATCGGCTTTAATGAACCAGGAACTCCGGAATGTAGCTTGACCCATTGCGTGAAGCTCGAAGAATCGACGCGGGCGAACAATGCACGTTTTTTCACATCAGCTGAAGAAGTGCCAACGCACGCCATTACTTTAGGCATTGCCTCGATTTTAAAAAGCGGCAAAATCCTTTTGCTGGCTTCCGGCCAAAAAAAGGCGAAAGCGGTAAAGCGCCTGCTCGACCAAGAAATCAGTGAAGCGTTTCCGGCTTCGTTTTTATGGAAGCATCCGAATGTGACATTGATTGTCGACCGGGAAGCTTATCAATTGGTTCAACAAGAAAGGCGGTGA